One genomic segment of Clavelina lepadiformis chromosome 3, kaClaLepa1.1, whole genome shotgun sequence includes these proteins:
- the LOC143448376 gene encoding tyrosine-protein phosphatase non-receptor type 2-like isoform X2 has translation MKNSLKMISINELVAVIEQQQGWDRLFREIKATSAAYELPCRAAKLQHNRNRNRYRDVSPFDHSRVRLLNGPSDYINSSLVNIEAAGRRYILSQGPLPGTSGHLWQMVWEQNSKSIIMLNKIIEKGARKCHQYWPLDHNLMSFPEEGFEVSFQSETDHHNFYVRELRLTETKTEKQESRIIYQFHYTAWPDFGVPESPTAFLDFLGCVREYGVLENDVGPAVIHCSAGIGRSGTFALVDTCLVFLEKGIPFDIGETLLEMRKDRMGLIQTPQQLRFSYFAIADCERLLSSRQAEDLGDEDESGSSSEDEDESGNPESISEEENAGEDRTPDEKGDDAFGDEDQQDDEPKENRKRHMEEPNGPADEKRGNYCPDATKTSGQETAVSHMEGS, from the exons ATGAAAAATAGCTTGAAGATGATCAGCATTAATGAGCTTGTTGCTGTTATTGAGCAACAGCAAGGATGGGATCGTCTATTCCGTGAAATAAAGGCCACATCTGCAGCTTATGAATTACCGTGCAGAGCTGCCAAACTGCAGCATAACCGAAACCGGAACAGATATCGCGATGTGAGCCCCTTTGACCACAGTAGGGTTAGATTATTAAATGGTCCAAGTGACTATATCAACAGCAGTCTTGTTAACATTGAAGCAGCTGGACGTAGGTATATTTTATCACAGGGACCGCTGCCCGGAACTTCTGGACATTTATGGCAAATGGTGTGGGAACAGAATTCCAAATCGATTATTATGTTAAACAAAATCATTGAGAAAGGGGCTAGAAAATGTCACCAATACTGGCCATTGGATCATAATCTAATGTCTTTTCCCGAAGAAGGATTTGAAGTATCTTTTCAGAGTGAAACGGACCACCACAATTTTTATGTTCGTGAACTAAGACTCACAGAGactaaaactgaaaaacaagaGTCTCGTATAATTTACCAATTTCACTACACTGCATGGCCAGATTTTGGTGTACCAGAATCGCCAACTGCGTTTTTAGATTTTCTTGGCTGTGTACGTGAATATGGTGTTTTAGAGAATGACGTTGGCCCGGCCGTAATTCACTGTAGTGCTGGCATTGGTCGATCTGGGACTTTTGCACTGGTTGATACTTGCTTGGTCTTTCTGGAAAAGGGCATACCTTTCGACATAGGGGAGACCTTGCTTGAGATGAGAAAAGACAGAATGGGACTGATCCAAACACCTCAACAACTGCGTTTCAGTTATTTTGCGATCGCTGACTGCGAGAGACTGCTTTCAAGTAGACAAGCAGAAGATTTAGGAGATGAGGATGAAAGTGGAAGCAGCTCAGAAGATGAAGATGAGAGCGGAAATCCCGAAAGCATCTCAGAAGAAGAAAATGCAGGAGAGGACAGGACTCCTGATGAAAAGGGTGACGACGCATTCGGCGATGAAGATCAGCAGGATGATGAACCGAAAGAAAATAGGAAACGACACATGGAAGAGCCAAATGGACCAGCCGATGAAAAGCGAG GGAATTACTGTCCTGATGCAACTAAGACAAGTGGCCAAGAAACTGCAGTGTCTCATATGGAAGGAAGCTAA
- the LOC143448376 gene encoding tyrosine-protein phosphatase non-receptor type 2-like isoform X1 encodes MKNSLKMISINELVAVIEQQQGWDRLFREIKATSAAYELPCRAAKLQHNRNRNRYRDVSPFDHSRVRLLNGPSDYINSSLVNIEAAGRRYILSQGPLPGTSGHLWQMVWEQNSKSIIMLNKIIEKGARKCHQYWPLDHNLMSFPEEGFEVSFQSETDHHNFYVRELRLTETKTEKQESRIIYQFHYTAWPDFGVPESPTAFLDFLGCVREYGVLENDVGPAVIHCSAGIGRSGTFALVDTCLVFLEKGIPFDIGETLLEMRKDRMGLIQTPQQLRFSYFAIADCERLLSSRQAEDLGDEDESGSSSEDEDESGNPESISEEENAGEDRTPDEKGDDAFGDEDQQDDEPKENRKRHMEEPNGPADEKRGKETATPDMPPPVEEPVNPIDNNNIKEGVRHRQITERKEALKHQVEQIKNNMKASEKKWPWERYFIGGLLASVVIGIAARYYWYG; translated from the coding sequence ATGAAAAATAGCTTGAAGATGATCAGCATTAATGAGCTTGTTGCTGTTATTGAGCAACAGCAAGGATGGGATCGTCTATTCCGTGAAATAAAGGCCACATCTGCAGCTTATGAATTACCGTGCAGAGCTGCCAAACTGCAGCATAACCGAAACCGGAACAGATATCGCGATGTGAGCCCCTTTGACCACAGTAGGGTTAGATTATTAAATGGTCCAAGTGACTATATCAACAGCAGTCTTGTTAACATTGAAGCAGCTGGACGTAGGTATATTTTATCACAGGGACCGCTGCCCGGAACTTCTGGACATTTATGGCAAATGGTGTGGGAACAGAATTCCAAATCGATTATTATGTTAAACAAAATCATTGAGAAAGGGGCTAGAAAATGTCACCAATACTGGCCATTGGATCATAATCTAATGTCTTTTCCCGAAGAAGGATTTGAAGTATCTTTTCAGAGTGAAACGGACCACCACAATTTTTATGTTCGTGAACTAAGACTCACAGAGactaaaactgaaaaacaagaGTCTCGTATAATTTACCAATTTCACTACACTGCATGGCCAGATTTTGGTGTACCAGAATCGCCAACTGCGTTTTTAGATTTTCTTGGCTGTGTACGTGAATATGGTGTTTTAGAGAATGACGTTGGCCCGGCCGTAATTCACTGTAGTGCTGGCATTGGTCGATCTGGGACTTTTGCACTGGTTGATACTTGCTTGGTCTTTCTGGAAAAGGGCATACCTTTCGACATAGGGGAGACCTTGCTTGAGATGAGAAAAGACAGAATGGGACTGATCCAAACACCTCAACAACTGCGTTTCAGTTATTTTGCGATCGCTGACTGCGAGAGACTGCTTTCAAGTAGACAAGCAGAAGATTTAGGAGATGAGGATGAAAGTGGAAGCAGCTCAGAAGATGAAGATGAGAGCGGAAATCCCGAAAGCATCTCAGAAGAAGAAAATGCAGGAGAGGACAGGACTCCTGATGAAAAGGGTGACGACGCATTCGGCGATGAAGATCAGCAGGATGATGAACCGAAAGAAAATAGGAAACGACACATGGAAGAGCCAAATGGACCAGCCGATGAAAAGCGAGGTAAAGAAACTGCGACACCAGACATGCCTCCACCAGTGGAGGAACCAGTTAATCCgattgataataataacattAAAGAAGGCGTGCGTCATCGTCAAATAACTGAACGAAAAGAAGCTTTAAAACATCAGGTGGAACAGATCAAAAACAATATGAAGGCCAGTGAGAAAAAGTGGCCTTGGGAACGTTATTTCATTGGTGGTCTTCTCGCATCTGTTGTTATTGGCATAGCTGCCCGGTACTACTGGTATGGTTGA